One part of the Drosophila teissieri strain GT53w chromosome 3R, Prin_Dtei_1.1, whole genome shotgun sequence genome encodes these proteins:
- the LOC122621229 gene encoding protocadherin-16 isoform X2, whose protein sequence is MRINHQWICYAICAFCWFNKATLGAILDSRCYLEGGGSAESFLATEDLAVGSIIGKLRINGDANAETGDINLSLREKNAPVEIHPGTKELALSVELDKEGVRGPSSIYVNVICIRRHSTDPSFVIPVNVRVTDVNDNAPQWIGTPYTLTLSEVTVPGTRILQGARAEDADQPGPFSTVEYQVLPGPYSEYVQFLNPLEGTLVLKKALDYEQLQNFTVKLRAQDQGTPPRHSDTLLRVVITDADDQNPKFQRESYSAEIPADGRPGELRMRPEPLKAVDQDEGICAPIQYTIVQSQDAKYFRIHPHNGAISLLTPIGYADVANGATLVVKATQIDNPDRYALTTVQLTRPGSHSDLSTLAFVQKRFVMRIREDTAVGNRILALPTNKPGKHLKYIIPDPVNSQFFSVGSLGELVLAKPLDYEKMTKHEFQVLATDGMTNSTAELTLEVIDVNDWEPRFRETHYEFMVPKSALQSRADSFEGVLIGKVEAADGDRNDKLELSLRGQHAGLFEIDSTGNIYMRPEQLQSLNESTVHLIAIATDTGVPPRSTSVPVSVTMEGLTLARSGWNSNMLGMFGMIVGLFLMIIVALSCYIVRSKKQGKSASSGLGLGRNRVHSQAHSSVSSANLVTHEKLAGNGNGNGASVTSGGVSVLHMKHGGNITMANPMNNGLHHVASGASSSMALGSSAALLERERERERDRERQRESYAATVRSIVSRASANGQLFEEDEIEHDSLQTENNNRKVAATGASSGGGTTISTTPANVGSNLLSATDAMSSSENNLTVYF, encoded by the exons ATGCGGATAAATCACCAATGGATATGCTATGCGATCTGCGCTTTCTGCTGGTTTAATAAAG CTACTCTGGGTGCCATTCTGGACTCACGTTGCTATCTGGAGGGCGGAGGTTCCGCGGAGAGTTTTCTTGCCACCGAGGATCTGGCGGTGGGCTCCATCATCGGCAAGCTGCGGATCAACGGCGATGCCAATGCGGAAACGGGCGACATCAACCTTTCATTGAGAGAGAAGAATGCTCCCGTCGAGATTCATCCTGGCACCAAGGAGCTAGCGCTATCGGTGGAGCTGGACAAGGAGGGCGTGAGAGGACCTTCGTCCATCTACGTGAATGTGATCTGCATACGACGGCATTCCACGGATCCG AGCTTCGTCATTCCCGTGAATGTGCGAGTAACTGATGTGAATGACAATGCGCCCCAATGGATCGGAACGCCCTACACTTTAACCCTTTCGGAGGTGACCGTCCCGGGCACTAGAATCCTGCAGGGAGCCCGTGCCGAGGACGCCGACCAGCCGGGTCCCTTCTCTACGGTGGAGTACCAGGTGCTGCCAGGACCGTACTCGGAGTACGTGCAGTTCCTCAATCCCCTGGAAGGTACGCTGGTGCTAAAGAAGGCCCTCGACTACGAGCAACTGCAGAACTTCACGGTGAAGCTGAGGGCACAGGATCAGGGGACACCGCCGCGTCACTCGGACACGCTGCTGCGGGTGGTCATCACGGATGCGGATGACCAGAACCCAAAGTTCCAGCGGGAGTCCTACAGCGCTGAGATACCAGCGGATGGTAGGCCGGGTGAGCTGCGCATGCGGCCGGAGCCACTGAAGGCGGTGGATCAGGACGAGGGCATTTGTGCGCCCATTCAGTACACGATAGTCCAGTCGCAGGATGCCAAGTACTTCCGCATCCATCCGCACAATGGCGCAATTAGCCTGCTAACACCCATTGGCTATGCGGATGTGGCCAATGGAGCCACGTTGGTGGTGAAGGCCACGCAGATCGACAATCCAGACCGTTATGCCTTGACCACTGTCCAGTTGACGCGACCTGGCAGTCACAGTGACTTGAGCACTCTGGCCTTCGTCCAGAAGAGATTCGTGATGCGCATTCGCGAGGACACGGCAGTGGGCAATCGGATTCTAGCACTGCCCACCAACAAGCCCGGCAAACACCTCAAGTACATCATTCCCGATCCGGTGAATTCCCAGTTCTTCAGCGTAGGATCGCTGGGAGAACTTGTGCTGGCCAAGCCACTCGACTACGAGAAGATGACCAAGCACGAGTTCCAGGTGCTAGCCACCGATGGCATGACCAACAGCACCGCGGAACTTACACTGGAGGTAATTGACGTGAATGACTGGGAGCCTCGGTTCCGTGAAACGCACTACGAGTTCATGGTGCCCAAGAGC GCCCTGCAATCCCGCGCGGATTCCTTCGAGGGCGTGCTGATCGGCAAGGTGGAGGCAGCTGACGGGGATCGCAACGACAAACTGGAACTCTCGTTGCGTGGCCAGCACGCTGGACTGTTCGAAATTGATTCCACTGGAAACATCTACATGCGACCGGAGCAACTGCAGAGCCTCAACGAGTCCACGGTCCATCTGATAGCCATCGCcacggacacgggcgtgccaCCCAGGAGCACTTCCGTACCGGTGAGTGTCACCATGGAGGGTCTGACGCTGGCTCGGTCCGGATGGAACAGCAACATGTTGGGCATGTTCGGCATGATTGTGGGCCTCTTTCTGATGATCATCGTGGCGCTCAGCTGCTACATTGTGCGATCGAAGAAGCAAGGCAAGAGTGCGTCCAGCGGATTGGGACTCGGGCGGAATCGGGTGCACAGCCAGGCGCACAGCAGCGTGTCGTCTGCCAATCTGGTTACCCACGAAAAGCTGGCGGGGaatggcaacggcaatggAGCCAGCGTAACGAGCGGCGGAGTCTCCGTGCTGCACATGAAGCACGGCGGTAACATCACCATGGCCAATCCGATGAACAATGGCCTGCATCACGTGGCCAGTGGAGCCAGCAGTAGCATGGCCCTCGGTAGTTCCGCCGCCCTGTTGGAGCGGGAACGAGAGAGGGAGCGGGATCGGGAGCGTCAGCGGGAGAGCTATGCGGCCACAGTGCGCA GCATAGTGTCGCGCGCCTCCGCCAACGGCCAGCTCTTCGAGGAGGATGAGATCGAGCACGACTCCCTGCAGACGGAGAACAACAACCGGAAAGTGGCAGCCACGGGAGCGTCAAGCGGCGGGGGCACCACCATCAGCACTACGCCCGCCAATGTGGGCTCCAATCTGCTATCCGCCACCGATGCCATGAGCTCCTCGGAGAACAACTTGACGGTCTACTTTTAG
- the LOC122621224 gene encoding protein takeout produces the protein MMLLQLSCLALFCCLASGASNFPPELPRCHTGDTSCIINVSHMLIRQHARTGYPSAGFPQVEPFLIKRFDISDGRTGSLNLKLNFKDVNVEGLSSVKFDRAVGFGADPATSKYEMYGSFPKIVLKGKYVADGRILILPIRGDGDAEIVLHNPKFSVKFKPGTQLRNGRTYLSVDKLKVLVEPQKMNIRLENLFNGDQALGTNLNQFLNDNWTEVWNELHPSIHVAIAEIMKSVLSQLFKRFAYEDLFLEN, from the exons ATGATGCTGCTCCAGCTGAGCTGCTTGGCCCTCTTCTGCTGCTTGGCCAGCGGTGCCTCCAACTTCC CTCCCGAACTGCCTCGCTGCCACACGGGCGACACCAGCTGCATCATCAACGTGTCCCACATGCTCATCCGACAGCACGCGAGGACCGGCTATCCGTCCGCTGGATTCCCCCAGGTGGAGCCCTTCCTGATCAAGCGCTTCGACATCTCCGACGGACGCACTGGCTCCCTGAATCTCAAGCTCAACTTTAAGGACGTGAATGTGGAGGGCCTGTCCAGCGTGAAGTTCGATAGAGCTGT TGGCTTTGGAGCTGATCCCGCAACGAGCAAGTACGAGATGTACGGATCGTTCCCCAAGATCGTGCTGAAGGGCAAGTACGTGGCGGATGGACGCATCCTGATCCTGCCGATTCgcggcgatggcgatgccgAGATCGTGCTGCACAACCCCAAGTTCTCCGTGAAGTTCAAGCCGGGCACCCAGCTGCGCAACGGACGCACCTACCTAAGCGTGGATAAGCTCAAGGTGCTGGTGGAGCCACAGAA GATGAACATTCGGCTGGAGAATCTTTTCAATGGCGACCAGGCATTGGGCACCAACCTCAATCAGTTCCTCAACGACAACTGGACGGAGGTGTGGAACGAGCTGCATCCCTCCATCCACGTGGCCATCGCCGAGATCATGAAGAGCGTCCTCTCGCAGCTGTTCAAGCGGTTCGCCTACGAGGATCTCTTCCTGGAGAACTGA
- the LOC122621229 gene encoding protocadherin gamma-B4 isoform X1, with amino-acid sequence MRINHQWICYAICAFCWFNKATLGAILDSRCYLEGGGSAESFLATEDLAVGSIIGKLRINGDANAETGDINLSLREKNAPVEIHPGTKELALSVELDKEGVRGPSSIYVNVICIRRHSTDPSFVIPVNVRVTDVNDNAPQWIGTPYTLTLSEVTVPGTRILQGARAEDADQPGPFSTVEYQVLPGPYSEYVQFLNPLEGTLVLKKALDYEQLQNFTVKLRAQDQGTPPRHSDTLLRVVITDADDQNPKFQRESYSAEIPADGRPGELRMRPEPLKAVDQDEGICAPIQYTIVQSQDAKYFRIHPHNGAISLLTPIGYADVANGATLVVKATQIDNPDRYALTTVQLTRPGSHSDLSTLAFVQKRFVMRIREDTAVGNRILALPTNKPGKHLKYIIPDPVNSQFFSVGSLGELVLAKPLDYEKMTKHEFQVLATDGMTNSTAELTLEVIDVNDWEPRFRETHYEFMVPKSQALQSRADSFEGVLIGKVEAADGDRNDKLELSLRGQHAGLFEIDSTGNIYMRPEQLQSLNESTVHLIAIATDTGVPPRSTSVPVSVTMEGLTLARSGWNSNMLGMFGMIVGLFLMIIVALSCYIVRSKKQGKSASSGLGLGRNRVHSQAHSSVSSANLVTHEKLAGNGNGNGASVTSGGVSVLHMKHGGNITMANPMNNGLHHVASGASSSMALGSSAALLERERERERDRERQRESYAATVRSIVSRASANGQLFEEDEIEHDSLQTENNNRKVAATGASSGGGTTISTTPANVGSNLLSATDAMSSSENNLTVYF; translated from the exons ATGCGGATAAATCACCAATGGATATGCTATGCGATCTGCGCTTTCTGCTGGTTTAATAAAG CTACTCTGGGTGCCATTCTGGACTCACGTTGCTATCTGGAGGGCGGAGGTTCCGCGGAGAGTTTTCTTGCCACCGAGGATCTGGCGGTGGGCTCCATCATCGGCAAGCTGCGGATCAACGGCGATGCCAATGCGGAAACGGGCGACATCAACCTTTCATTGAGAGAGAAGAATGCTCCCGTCGAGATTCATCCTGGCACCAAGGAGCTAGCGCTATCGGTGGAGCTGGACAAGGAGGGCGTGAGAGGACCTTCGTCCATCTACGTGAATGTGATCTGCATACGACGGCATTCCACGGATCCG AGCTTCGTCATTCCCGTGAATGTGCGAGTAACTGATGTGAATGACAATGCGCCCCAATGGATCGGAACGCCCTACACTTTAACCCTTTCGGAGGTGACCGTCCCGGGCACTAGAATCCTGCAGGGAGCCCGTGCCGAGGACGCCGACCAGCCGGGTCCCTTCTCTACGGTGGAGTACCAGGTGCTGCCAGGACCGTACTCGGAGTACGTGCAGTTCCTCAATCCCCTGGAAGGTACGCTGGTGCTAAAGAAGGCCCTCGACTACGAGCAACTGCAGAACTTCACGGTGAAGCTGAGGGCACAGGATCAGGGGACACCGCCGCGTCACTCGGACACGCTGCTGCGGGTGGTCATCACGGATGCGGATGACCAGAACCCAAAGTTCCAGCGGGAGTCCTACAGCGCTGAGATACCAGCGGATGGTAGGCCGGGTGAGCTGCGCATGCGGCCGGAGCCACTGAAGGCGGTGGATCAGGACGAGGGCATTTGTGCGCCCATTCAGTACACGATAGTCCAGTCGCAGGATGCCAAGTACTTCCGCATCCATCCGCACAATGGCGCAATTAGCCTGCTAACACCCATTGGCTATGCGGATGTGGCCAATGGAGCCACGTTGGTGGTGAAGGCCACGCAGATCGACAATCCAGACCGTTATGCCTTGACCACTGTCCAGTTGACGCGACCTGGCAGTCACAGTGACTTGAGCACTCTGGCCTTCGTCCAGAAGAGATTCGTGATGCGCATTCGCGAGGACACGGCAGTGGGCAATCGGATTCTAGCACTGCCCACCAACAAGCCCGGCAAACACCTCAAGTACATCATTCCCGATCCGGTGAATTCCCAGTTCTTCAGCGTAGGATCGCTGGGAGAACTTGTGCTGGCCAAGCCACTCGACTACGAGAAGATGACCAAGCACGAGTTCCAGGTGCTAGCCACCGATGGCATGACCAACAGCACCGCGGAACTTACACTGGAGGTAATTGACGTGAATGACTGGGAGCCTCGGTTCCGTGAAACGCACTACGAGTTCATGGTGCCCAAGAGC CAGGCCCTGCAATCCCGCGCGGATTCCTTCGAGGGCGTGCTGATCGGCAAGGTGGAGGCAGCTGACGGGGATCGCAACGACAAACTGGAACTCTCGTTGCGTGGCCAGCACGCTGGACTGTTCGAAATTGATTCCACTGGAAACATCTACATGCGACCGGAGCAACTGCAGAGCCTCAACGAGTCCACGGTCCATCTGATAGCCATCGCcacggacacgggcgtgccaCCCAGGAGCACTTCCGTACCGGTGAGTGTCACCATGGAGGGTCTGACGCTGGCTCGGTCCGGATGGAACAGCAACATGTTGGGCATGTTCGGCATGATTGTGGGCCTCTTTCTGATGATCATCGTGGCGCTCAGCTGCTACATTGTGCGATCGAAGAAGCAAGGCAAGAGTGCGTCCAGCGGATTGGGACTCGGGCGGAATCGGGTGCACAGCCAGGCGCACAGCAGCGTGTCGTCTGCCAATCTGGTTACCCACGAAAAGCTGGCGGGGaatggcaacggcaatggAGCCAGCGTAACGAGCGGCGGAGTCTCCGTGCTGCACATGAAGCACGGCGGTAACATCACCATGGCCAATCCGATGAACAATGGCCTGCATCACGTGGCCAGTGGAGCCAGCAGTAGCATGGCCCTCGGTAGTTCCGCCGCCCTGTTGGAGCGGGAACGAGAGAGGGAGCGGGATCGGGAGCGTCAGCGGGAGAGCTATGCGGCCACAGTGCGCA GCATAGTGTCGCGCGCCTCCGCCAACGGCCAGCTCTTCGAGGAGGATGAGATCGAGCACGACTCCCTGCAGACGGAGAACAACAACCGGAAAGTGGCAGCCACGGGAGCGTCAAGCGGCGGGGGCACCACCATCAGCACTACGCCCGCCAATGTGGGCTCCAATCTGCTATCCGCCACCGATGCCATGAGCTCCTCGGAGAACAACTTGACGGTCTACTTTTAG
- the LOC122621226 gene encoding protein takeout → MFGIALAVVLFLFVSVEAKFPEDPKPCKYGDGECIMKLCNTLFSENAAEGDPGLNLAQLDPLKVDRMVISQGESSSPVGITLTFTDNLLYGIKDQRIVKVKGFGRDLTAKHEVKIVAKTFSLVGPYNIQGKVLILPISGTGQSNMTMVNVRAIVGFSGKPLEKNGETYLDVTDLKITMKPESSHYHFSNLFNGDKALGDNMNVFLNENSEAIYKETAKAIDRSFSKLYLGVVKGVFSKLPYAKLFADE, encoded by the exons ATGTTTGGAATCGCTTTGGCAGTCGTCTTGTTCCTCTTTGTGTCGGTGGAAGCCAAATTCC CCGAAGATCCAAAGCCGTGTAAGTACGGCGATGGCGAATGCATCATGAAGCTGTGCAACACCTTGTTCAGCGAAAATGCTGCGGAGGGGGATCCTGGCCTGAACCTGGCGCAGTTGGATCCCCTTAAGGTGGACAGGATGGTCATAAGCCAGGGAGAGAGCTCCAGTCCCGTGGGCATCACACTAACCTTTACCGACAATTTGCTGTACGGCATCAAGGACCAAAGGATCGTGAAAGTGAA GGGATTCGGAAGGGATCTCACCGCCAAGCACGAGGTGAAAATTGTCGCGAAAACCTTCTCACTGGTTGGACCCTATAACATCCAGGGCAAGGTACTGATTCTGCCGATCAGCGGAACTGGCCAGAGTAACATGACTATGG TTAATGTCAGGGCAATCGTCGGCTTCTCGGGCAAGCCGCTGGAGAAGAACGGAGAGACCTACTTGGACGTTACCGACTTGAAGATAACGATGAAGCCGGAGTCCAGCCACTACCACTTCAGCAATCTGTTCAATGGCGACAAGGCGCTGGGCGACAACATGAATGTCTTCCTCAACGAAAACTCGGAGGCCATTTACAAGGAGACGGCCAAGGCAATCGACCGATCCTTCAGCAAACTGTACCTGGGCGTCGTCAAAGGAGTGTTCTCCAAACTGCCCTATGCCAAGTTGTTTGCCGATGAGTAG
- the LOC122620483 gene encoding nucleotide exchange factor Sil1: MSGKQVVVLLGSVLILGYLQVAAATETDNKTNEFVATDEWQTIGEGQAIPRGLHVRINLQTGLKEAKLLDESERGTALQSQPDDQKARQDDDNEPLALDYKPDIIEESIRRVKEQKKSYAELRKAYKEFQKNFRTDGELIVQLIDQYRNFSRTPLESEMRSKLDCLENLEYLLHQIDNALMFIDNGGLEDVLLPIVVNDTNTSLRVSAMRVLGSLASNNPKAQIKVFEKNFGSHLAQILTSSGNAGEISAALHAFGALLRKFPLAQQRVLSTSGTQALIKVLQSPDVELRSKAKVVTLISDLVLEKRSVLEAGKDDPEATSTMAQYVLLEFEPWLKTQGYCSALDTVLTKEFLHLLEQPEVVEQFATALETTEDMCISTWSQSSGLRHALLTVRNRYANSTDEYRLEVSQMLAKLCERLFNKSKHTEL, from the exons ATGAGTGGCAAGCAGGTAGTCGTCCTTCTGGGCAGTGTCCTGATCCTGGGATACCTGCaagtggcagcggcaacggAAACGGACAACAAGACCAATGAATTCGTGGCCACCGACGAGTGGCAGACGATTGGGGAAG GTCAAGCTATTCCCCGGGGCCTCCACGTGCGCATCAACCTGCAAACTGGACTGAAGGAAGCCAAGCTCTTGGACGAAAGCGAACGTGGCACGGCGCTGCAGAGTCAACCGGATGATCAGAAGGCTCGGCAAGATGATGACAACGAACCGCTGGCTCTGGACTACAAGCCGGACATCATCGAGGAGTCCATACGCCGCGtcaaggagcagaagaagagcTATGCCGAACTACGCAAAGCGTACAAGGAGTTCCAGAAGAACTTTCGCACGGACGGAGAGCTCATCGTTCAGTTGATCGATCAGTACCGGAACTTCAGCAGGACGCCACTGGAGTCGGAGATGCGCTCCAAGCTGGACTGCCTGGAGAATCTGGAGTATTTGCTCCATCAGATAGACAACGCCCTGATGTTTATCGATAATGGCGGATTGGAAGATGTACTCCTGCCCATTGTGGTCAACGATACCAATACCTCACTGCGGGTGTCTGCCATGCGTGTGCTGGGCTCGCTGGCGAGCAACAATCCCAAGGCGCAGATCAAGGTGTTCGAGAAGAACTTCGGCTCCCATCTGGCCCAGATTCTAACCAGCTCCGGAAATGCCGGTGAGATCTCCGCCGCGTTGCATGCCTTCGGAGCCCTGTTGCGCAAATTTCCGCTAGCCCAGCAGCGAGTGCTTTCCACCTCAGGTACACAAGCTCTGATCAAGGTGCTCCAGAGCCCAGATGTGGAGCTGCGGAGCAAAGCAAAGGTTGTGACCCTCATAAGCGACCTGGTGCTGGAGAAGCGATCAGTGCTGGAGGCTGGCAAAGATGATCCCGAAGCCACATCCACGATGGCGCAATATGTGCTCCTGGAGTTTGAGCCCTGGCTGAAAACGCAGGGCTACTGCTCGGCGTTGGACACTGTGCTGACCAAGGAGTTTCTGCACCTCCTGGAGCAACCGGAGGTGGTGGAACAGTTTGCCACAGCACTGGAAACCACCGAGGACATGTGCATCAGCACGTGGTCGCAAAGTTCCGGTCTCAGGCATGCCCTGTTAACCGTTCGCAATCGGTATGCCAACAGCACGGACGAATACCGACTGGAGGTGTCCCAGATGCTGGCCAAACTGTGCGAGAGATTGTTCAACAAGTCCAAGCACACCGAACTGTAA
- the LOC122621229 gene encoding protocadherin-16 isoform X3, with protein MRINHQWICYAICAFCWFNKATLGAILDSRCYLEGGGSAESFLATEDLAVGSIIGKLRINGDANAETGDINLSLREKNAPVEIHPGTKELALSVELDKEGVRGPSSIYVNVICIRRHSTDPSFVIPVNVRVTDVNDNAPQWIGTPYTLTLSEVTVPGTRILQGARAEDADQPGPFSTVEYQVLPGPYSEYVQFLNPLEGTLVLKKALDYEQLQNFTVKLRAQDQGTPPRHSDTLLRVVITDADDQNPKFQRESYSAEIPADGRPGELRMRPEPLKAVDQDEGICAPIQYTIVQSQDAKYFRIHPHNGAISLLTPIGYADVANGATLVVKATQIDNPDRYALTTVQLTRPGSHSDLSTLAFVQKRFVMRIREDTAVGNRILALPTNKPGKHLKYIIPDPVNSQFFSVGSLGELVLAKPLDYEKMTKHEFQVLATDGMTNSTAELTLEVIDVNDWEPRFRETHYEFMVPKSALQSRADSFEGVLIGKVEAADGDRNDKLELSLRGQHAGLFEIDSTGNIYMRPEQLQSLNESTVHLIAIATDTGVPPRSTSVPVSVTMEGLTLARSGWNSNMLGMFGMIVGLFLMIIVALSCYIVRSKKQGKSASSGLGLGRNRVHSQAHSSVSSANLVTHEKLAGNGNGNGASVTSGGVSVLHMKHGGNITMANPMNNGLHHVASGASSSMALGSSAALLERERERERDRERQRESYAATVRIFLPGIVSRASANGQLFEEDEIEHDSLQTENNNRKVAATGASSGGGTTISTTPANVGSNLLSATDAMSSSENNLTVYF; from the exons ATGCGGATAAATCACCAATGGATATGCTATGCGATCTGCGCTTTCTGCTGGTTTAATAAAG CTACTCTGGGTGCCATTCTGGACTCACGTTGCTATCTGGAGGGCGGAGGTTCCGCGGAGAGTTTTCTTGCCACCGAGGATCTGGCGGTGGGCTCCATCATCGGCAAGCTGCGGATCAACGGCGATGCCAATGCGGAAACGGGCGACATCAACCTTTCATTGAGAGAGAAGAATGCTCCCGTCGAGATTCATCCTGGCACCAAGGAGCTAGCGCTATCGGTGGAGCTGGACAAGGAGGGCGTGAGAGGACCTTCGTCCATCTACGTGAATGTGATCTGCATACGACGGCATTCCACGGATCCG AGCTTCGTCATTCCCGTGAATGTGCGAGTAACTGATGTGAATGACAATGCGCCCCAATGGATCGGAACGCCCTACACTTTAACCCTTTCGGAGGTGACCGTCCCGGGCACTAGAATCCTGCAGGGAGCCCGTGCCGAGGACGCCGACCAGCCGGGTCCCTTCTCTACGGTGGAGTACCAGGTGCTGCCAGGACCGTACTCGGAGTACGTGCAGTTCCTCAATCCCCTGGAAGGTACGCTGGTGCTAAAGAAGGCCCTCGACTACGAGCAACTGCAGAACTTCACGGTGAAGCTGAGGGCACAGGATCAGGGGACACCGCCGCGTCACTCGGACACGCTGCTGCGGGTGGTCATCACGGATGCGGATGACCAGAACCCAAAGTTCCAGCGGGAGTCCTACAGCGCTGAGATACCAGCGGATGGTAGGCCGGGTGAGCTGCGCATGCGGCCGGAGCCACTGAAGGCGGTGGATCAGGACGAGGGCATTTGTGCGCCCATTCAGTACACGATAGTCCAGTCGCAGGATGCCAAGTACTTCCGCATCCATCCGCACAATGGCGCAATTAGCCTGCTAACACCCATTGGCTATGCGGATGTGGCCAATGGAGCCACGTTGGTGGTGAAGGCCACGCAGATCGACAATCCAGACCGTTATGCCTTGACCACTGTCCAGTTGACGCGACCTGGCAGTCACAGTGACTTGAGCACTCTGGCCTTCGTCCAGAAGAGATTCGTGATGCGCATTCGCGAGGACACGGCAGTGGGCAATCGGATTCTAGCACTGCCCACCAACAAGCCCGGCAAACACCTCAAGTACATCATTCCCGATCCGGTGAATTCCCAGTTCTTCAGCGTAGGATCGCTGGGAGAACTTGTGCTGGCCAAGCCACTCGACTACGAGAAGATGACCAAGCACGAGTTCCAGGTGCTAGCCACCGATGGCATGACCAACAGCACCGCGGAACTTACACTGGAGGTAATTGACGTGAATGACTGGGAGCCTCGGTTCCGTGAAACGCACTACGAGTTCATGGTGCCCAAGAGC GCCCTGCAATCCCGCGCGGATTCCTTCGAGGGCGTGCTGATCGGCAAGGTGGAGGCAGCTGACGGGGATCGCAACGACAAACTGGAACTCTCGTTGCGTGGCCAGCACGCTGGACTGTTCGAAATTGATTCCACTGGAAACATCTACATGCGACCGGAGCAACTGCAGAGCCTCAACGAGTCCACGGTCCATCTGATAGCCATCGCcacggacacgggcgtgccaCCCAGGAGCACTTCCGTACCGGTGAGTGTCACCATGGAGGGTCTGACGCTGGCTCGGTCCGGATGGAACAGCAACATGTTGGGCATGTTCGGCATGATTGTGGGCCTCTTTCTGATGATCATCGTGGCGCTCAGCTGCTACATTGTGCGATCGAAGAAGCAAGGCAAGAGTGCGTCCAGCGGATTGGGACTCGGGCGGAATCGGGTGCACAGCCAGGCGCACAGCAGCGTGTCGTCTGCCAATCTGGTTACCCACGAAAAGCTGGCGGGGaatggcaacggcaatggAGCCAGCGTAACGAGCGGCGGAGTCTCCGTGCTGCACATGAAGCACGGCGGTAACATCACCATGGCCAATCCGATGAACAATGGCCTGCATCACGTGGCCAGTGGAGCCAGCAGTAGCATGGCCCTCGGTAGTTCCGCCGCCCTGTTGGAGCGGGAACGAGAGAGGGAGCGGGATCGGGAGCGTCAGCGGGAGAGCTATGCGGCCACAGTGCGCA TCTTCTTGCCAGGCATAGTGTCGCGCGCCTCCGCCAACGGCCAGCTCTTCGAGGAGGATGAGATCGAGCACGACTCCCTGCAGACGGAGAACAACAACCGGAAAGTGGCAGCCACGGGAGCGTCAAGCGGCGGGGGCACCACCATCAGCACTACGCCCGCCAATGTGGGCTCCAATCTGCTATCCGCCACCGATGCCATGAGCTCCTCGGAGAACAACTTGACGGTCTACTTTTAG